In Cydia amplana chromosome 5, ilCydAmpl1.1, whole genome shotgun sequence, the genomic window TCTCTTCTGaagaattagcgttttcccagcctagcagggtccgctttcctgctcagttttctccactttgcccggtcttcggcatcctcaggtgtgtgATTGTTCTCTTCCATGTCCGTTATCACGACGTCCACCCAGCAAATATAGGTATACATTTCCTAATTTAGTTCGCAATTTGTTCTCTCAGCCCGCAGAGCCGGTGGCGGTGATAACTCTCCGGCCGCGCAAGTCCCGGAAGAAGGTGGTGTGGACGGACGACACCGTCGACAATGAGCACATGAACAAGAAGAAATCCAAGTGTGAGTGTTTGTGACCCAATCCCAAGTGGTTGAACCAAAAAATGACGTATAGTCACcatgatatatcggagcggccgaggtgcacTCAAatatgaacacgcctctattgtcaaggcgttagagtgcatgttcagatatttttgagcaccttggcctacctaatataaataaattcatttaataTGGGTGCGTTTATGGGTGGTTGGGTTTGGGTTGGGTGTTATCGGtgggttttattttaatatgggTGCTTATTTAGAGTTAGATCTTTTTTTTCATGGTGTATTTTTCTCTGTAATATGTTCTCACCACAACAGATGAGGTGAAAAGTTGTTTTTGTAAAGGTTACATAATGAGATATAAATATctcaaaataaatacctaacgcAGGCAAATGTTGCCTGCTCGTGACTTCAATTTAGCATTTGATTGAATCcaaaaataaatttgctttaattcttTTAAAATGTTCGTCATATTCGGGCAACGCGCCTCGAATGGACACGCaattcgtgtcgatttaaaacactcccttcggtcgtgttttaatttatcgccactcgtttcgaatttcctctttttcgcacttgtatcgaaaataactatttgttATGTGCTAACGGCGCATTCGTTATTTCTAGACGCATCTTTAAACCTCTGCATCCAAATCAAGATGTAACAATTCCAATGCTCCAGGTTGCTGTATCTACGAGAAGCCGAAGGCGTTCGGCGAGTCAGACTCGGAAGACAGTGACGACGAGTGCGAGCACTGCTTCGGTCACGTCGAGAAACGGCACAAACAAGCAGGCGGCGGCACGGTCACGACGGACGAGCAGGTTTGTAACACGGGGCcccttgtttcccataaagttttaagtcataattaactcatcttcctcgcgttgtcccggcattttgccacggctcatgggagcctggggtccgcttggcaactaatcccagaaattggcgtgggcactagtttttacgaaagcgactgccatctgaccttccaacccagagggtaaactacgcgcttattgggattagtccggcttccttacgatgttttccttcaccgaaaagcgactggtaaatatcaattgatatttcgtactaagtttcgaaaaactcattggttcgagccggggtttgaacccgcgacctccggattgcaagtcgcacgctcttacctctaggccaccagcgcttttaagtcataattaactgttatattaatataattaatagttaACTAACGCCCGCGACTATGACCAATATCCTTCgggcattccgacaaggttcacgatggcgcgccgcgcgcgacaggcgtggcgttcaaaggattAACCGAGGTCAAAATTCAAATATTACGACGTTTAATgacctggccacgacattgcgcgacagcttcggctaaggcgacaaccataggttggagcgagacagagACGGGACCTTTCGTTCCGCTATGCTGCCCTCATAAGCCGAATAGCGCAATCTCAAAAACAAACGAATTTAAAAATGGAATTCTCAGTAGGTAATAGAAACTAAAGTAGGTATGagttagcaatgaattttcttttgagatagcgctctGTGGCTTAGAAGGGCAGATCACCATCTGCCttagccagtcgcgcaatgtcgtggccaggccgtaacGCTAGGGTTTACAGGCCCGATAAACTCAGTAAGGAGTACATGTATAAACACAAAAGTGAATATGTGATGCGTCGACCTGAACAAAGGAAAACTGATAGGGATACTAAGTCTGTCTTTGTCAGGCTTGCGAAAACATCCAACTCGTTGGGGGTTGTTGGCATTAAAATCTTTAATAGCCTGAGCCGTGAGATTAAAGAGGCGGCTTCTTATGACCTGTTTGTTGAAAAGTTGAAGGCCTATTTGTTAGATAAGGCATTTTTTACGATTAGAGAATTTTACtgtaaatttaatgttaaatgatTTGCATAATATTGACGTTTGTGATTATCTTATATGATTGTTTATTgtccttaattattattattttgaactagttatatttttaatttagtgttgTTTATGTTCTATTTTTATTCTGGAAATGTGTCTATTTTAGTGTTAGTTgtatattttgtgattttatttttatgttattgtaattttgacatgtgttgtttagacattaaagtttttgaaaTATAATTGATATCTTATACGTTGTGACACAGGACGGAGCGGCGCCAGAGGCACCCGCCGCCATTACGCTGCAGCCcgcccccgcgcccgcgccgcccgacaACAAGGAAAAACCCGAATAAATCACCATTTACTGTATGTATAAGGTACATACATAAAAGTTGACGCGAAATTTgttttgaactgtcaaaattggaCGTAGTTTAGCGAAAAGGCTAAACCATCCATcctttagcgccacttgcaccgttcactaacccggggttagcccGTCAAACTGTTAACTcagtatcaaattgtactggtaaccatggtaactccatgttTAACCTATTGACCCCGGGTTAGGGAAcgatgcaagtggcccttacagatgtagtgcataattaattTCCATCGTATCTTCAAGGATACGTACGAacttgtcttgctatttcagtcggtctcggtacaaaaagtactgaggttgactgaactagcatgacaaatacgtacgtttccgagaaaataggtacgatggaaaacaattatgcactatctGTATCCCTAAATTGCCCAAAAGCTGTCACTTGGACGCCATGTCGCCGAAGtgttaaaactgaaattgaactttatgcatatgcgcGAAGGTCTATATTACTCTGTGCTATGTGACGGATTGATCCGTCttcggcgttggacctgcggttcgGATATATCCTTagttggcgtccaaaaggttaatttgGTAACAATTGTTTCGCAATTTGATTACAAACCTGTAGATTGCATTGGTTCCaactttttagaaaaaaaaatctaactaaCGAACGTCGAAATAAATCTTTaattatgtacaatttgttTAAAATCTGTCCGCATTTCAACAAAATACCATCTCCATGTATTGAAGTATAACTAAACTGTAAACaactcaataatatttttacgttATAACCTCTAAATATcgtcataattttattgttaatctGTTCTTAACTTATCTATATTAGTCTGTTGCCTAAAATTTGATTAGTGCCTTAAAGACGATTTTCGCTTATCAACTTCCGATTGttaaaacaaatactaaactttaaatctataaaaatgAAGTCTACTTTGCAATGGCACTCCTCGATAGGTGTTTAAGAATTTTGTTAAGGTTACATTTAAGTTAATCTGTAAAAGCGAGATGTTTACTTAATATTCCATTGTATTTAAGTTACTTGGTAATAAATACATGTGAATACagttttggttttatttaaaatactagGGTCAAGGGGGGAACAGCGGCTCAGTCGCCCAAATATcgctatacagggtggcccatttagatcggtcagtatgggaaaatctgaaactataagacatacgacgatctcttcttaggaaccatgtcatcgattttagtaacaagaaaaactgcattcatacattttaaaaaaatgtgtactcagctcgggaatcgaacccggacgttttgaaaaaaaaaaattaaaattatttctatttagatatcgactgtgtaggtcttaagcagtaaatgttactatgaaatatgatgtctgaaataaataaaatgcattgttttcatatcctttaatttattttagtatgttttcgaaatggccaccatttttttttcaatacattttacataaaaaaaatttaaatgtatgaatgcagtttttcttgttactaaaatcgatgacatggttcctaaaaagagatcgtcgtatgtgttatagtttcagattttcccatactgaccgatctaaatgggccaccctgtatactgaAGAGTAGCACCCTCGCGGGTTAGAATAACCATTGCTTGTCCATTTGTATTTGTTCGATTACTGAATGTTTCTTATGTTttagcagggaagaaaataGCCTCGTGTTGAAATTAAGTTGAGGTTGAGCCACTGTTCCCGCCCTACAAATGTTATATTCCGATTCCTAACCAAACGCACTATTTTGATACAAGATTTGATGCAAAACTCAACGAGATTGCTTTGTTTTACCTATCACCTAATGGCTATGTTCACCTTCAGTATCCATCATTGCATTGTGACCAAtcttttataatattaggtacctataccaaaCACAGGGTGCCTAGCCCAGATGCTAATctaacatttaaaactttcgcgtctatcgcgaatttactTTGTTACCTTTagttaccgacgtttcgacacagatttcactggtcgtggtcgcagctaactgacgtcccagcaaaaCCGTGAGTAGtcacacaaatctctgttttgacattatgcaaaaaagaa contains:
- the LOC134648283 gene encoding E3 ubiquitin-protein ligase PPP1R11-like is translated as MGERLRPEEMATTSTAIATVPSQIQEPAEPVAVITLRPRKSRKKVVWTDDTVDNEHMNKKKSKCCCIYEKPKAFGESDSEDSDDECEHCFGHVEKRHKQAGGGTVTTDEQDGAAPEAPAAITLQPAPAPAPPDNKEKPE